In Mycolicibacterium nivoides, the DNA window ACCTTCAGCCACGGCGCACATTTCTGCCTCGGCGCGGCCGCCGCCCGGATGCAGTCCCGGGTCGCGCTGACCGAACTGCTTTCGCGTTACCCCGATTTCGAGGTCGACCTGGACTCGGTGACGTGGGCAGGCGGCAGCTACGTGCGACGGCCGTTGTCCGTGCCGTTCCGGGCAGGGACCTGATGCCCCGCGACTGGTTGTCGGCCCGGCGGTCCGAAGTGGCCGCCGACCACATCCTCGATGCCGCCGACGCCCTGTTCACCCGGCAGGACGCGGCGACCGTCGGCATGCACGAGATCGCGACTGCCGCAGGTTGTTCCCGCGCCACGCTGTACCGCTACTTCGAGAATCGCGACGCGCTCTACACCGCCTACGTGCACCGCGAAGCGCGCCGGCTGTACGAAGAGGTCAGCGAACAGGTGGCCGCGGTGAAGGATCCGGCGCAGCGACTGATCGAAGGTGTCATCACGGCGCTGAACGCGGTGCGCGACAGCCCGGCCCTGTCGTCGTGGTTCGCCACCGCGCAGCGGCCGATCGGCGGCGAGATGGCCGAGCACTCCGAGGTGATCCGGGCGCTGGTCGAGGGCTTCGTCGGTTCGCTCGCCGGCGGAGCAACGCAAGCCGACGACCAGGTGGGCCGGCGGGCCAGGTGGTTGGTGCGCGTCATGGTGTCGCTGCTGGTCTTCCCCGGCGGCGACGAGACCGACGAGCGCACCATGCTGGCCGAGTTCGTCGCCCCTCTGGTCATCCCGGCACAACTACCGGTGGAGTAGCCGATTGCCGGGCGGAACAGGCTCACCTGCCCCATACTTTCGACTATGGCCAGTCACCCGACGCCACTACCGCCGATACCGCCGGTCACCAGCATTGCCGAGGTCGTCTCGGCCACCGACACGGTCACCGACTGGGCGGTGGAAAACTCAAGTCGGCTGGGCTATTTCGCAGCCCTGTACAAGCGGATCACCATCGCCGTCGGCGTCGCGGTCGAGGACGGGGCATTCGAGGACGGCCCGCGGATGGACCGGCTCGACGCGGCGTTCGCGCAGCGCTACTTCGATGCGCTCAACGGGTACTTCCACCCCGACCGGTACTCGAAGCCCACCCGGTCGTGGCGGGCCACCTTCCAGTGGGCCGACAAACCCGGGCCGATCCTGGTGCAGCACATGCTCGCCGGGGTCACCGCCCACATCGTCCTGGACCTCGGCATCGCGGTACAAGGTCTCGTCGGCCCGGGCCACCTGCCCTCGCTGCACAAGGATTTCGACACCATCAACGCGGTGCTGGCGAGCCAGATCGGCGGGGTGGTCAACGACATCAACGAACTCTCCCCGGCACTGGCCGACATCTATGCCGTGCTCCAACAGCATCAGATCTTCGTCCTCAACGAGGCGATCCGCTCGCTGCGCGACAGCGCCTGGCGGTTCGCCACGGTCCTGGCCCTTGAGCCCGGATTCGCCCGGCCGGCGACGATCTGGGCGCGAGACATACAGGTGAGCCGGCAGGCGCAGGCCGTGTTCGACCCGCCCAGCCTGGTCGGCGCATTCGATCTGGCGATCAAAGAGATCGCGGCGCGCGAGAGTCGCGACGTGGCCCACAACGTGCAAGTGCTCGACGAGATCGCGGCGACACCCGCCCCGATTCAAACCGCGCTGTGATCCGGCTGGCTCAGGCCACCCAGTACGCCTGTGCCTTGATGGATCTACGCGGGATCCTGTACTCCTCGCGGAAGACGCGCGCCACGGCCCGGGTGGTGCGGTTGTTGCAGGCGACCCAGCCGAAGTGGTCGGAGGCGTCGAAAGCCGATGCGCTGAGGGTCTCCAGCAGATCCTCGTCGAATCGGTCCACCCAGATGATCTCCGCGCCGCCGTTGACCGGTAGTTCACGGTCGTCGTCGTGACCCGCCTCCAGGAAGACCCACGCCGGGGCATCCCCGATCGCGTCCAGCAGCGAGTTGATGGCCGGAAGCGACGCGGTGTCGCCGACGATCAGGTAGCCGGCCGGCGCGGGTTCGGGCAGCGTGAAGTTGCTGCCGAGGACCGTCACGTCCAGAACGTCGCCGGGCTGGGCCGCGCGTGCCCAGCGGGTGGCGATGCCGTCGTGCATGGCGAAATCGATGTCCACGGTCCCGGCCTCAGGATCAGCGTTGACCAGCGTGTAGCCGCGTTGATGGGCCTTGCCCTCGTCAGGGAACCAGCCCCGCACCCACATCGTGGGGTGCACCCGTTGTTCGGCGAGCAAGCGCTCGGCACCGAAATGCAGCCTGAGGTAATTCGGGGTGAGTTCGGTACGGCCCGATACCGTCAGCTCGTAATCACCGCCCCGGCAGAGTTTGACCAGGGCTCCTTCCAGCCCGCGCGACGCCTTCTGCTCGCCCATACGTACCTCCCGTGACCATCTTCGTTAGGTAAGCATACCCTAACTAAATACTCAGGAGCGAACGCGCGTGAACCGGTGCAGCAGCCAGGCCGCCGGGATGGTGAACACCATCGTGAGCACGAACAGGTTGAACATCGACCCCGTGTAGACCGGATCGCGCATCACCTCGACCATCACAAGTTCCATGATCATCAGGTGGATCAGGAAGATCTCGTAGGAGATCTCACCGAGGAAGACCATCGGCCGAGAAGCGAGAAATCGGTTGTACCAACCATGGTCACCCAGCGCGGGCGGCGCCACCAGCAATGCCGCGATCACCGCGTAGAAGAACGTCTTCACCAACGCCTCGCTCAGCTTGGCGGGCGACGTCGTCGGCTCCCCCGCGATCGGCGTCGACGCGATGAAGTAGCAAACCACGGCCAACGGCACACACACCATCCCGTAGCCGCGCACCTTGAGCTGACCCAGCACCGTCAGTGCCATACCCGCCACGAACCAGGCCATGTAGGTGGGCAGCCAAAGCCGGGCACCATCAGGCAGATTCGTGGAATCGTGCACGATCCACAGCCACACCGGTGACACCGCGGCCAGCATGGCCAGGCCGAGGAACAACAAACCTGGCCGCCAGCGTCGCCGGCACAACACCACCAGCAGCAGATAGGCGATCAGCGGCAGGACCACGTAGAACGCCGCCTCCACCGCCAGGCTCCACATCTGGGTCAACCCCTGATGCAGAAAGGAGAAAAGGTAGTCGTCGGTGTAGATCTGGGTCAGAGTGAGGTTGCGGAACAGGCCGATCCAGGTGTGGCCGGGGTTCGGACCTGCGGTGCGAAAGTGGTAGAGCAGATAGGCGAGCAGCACCGTCACCACATAGGCCGGCATGATGCGTCGTACCCGGTGCCAGGCGTACCGGCGCACCGACGGCGCACGTCCTTCCGTCGCGGCGGCCTTCACCCAGGGCCGGAACAACAGGAAACCACTGAGCACAAAGAAGATCGGCACACCGATCTCGGCGCGTGAATACACCAGCCCGAGGTAGCCCTGCCCGTATTTGCCGGTGGTGTAGGCCGCATGTGTCAGCACCACCAGAATGGCGGCCACCGCGCGGATCCCGGTCAGTGACGCAACCCGAGTCGACGCGGAAACTGGTGCGTCTATCGACTCAAGGCCACCCTGATCCGACGGCCCCTTGACGCTCCTGGAGACCGTCACTTGGTCTTCCGGTGCGGCTTCCCCGAGCGGTCTTTGTTCTCGGATCGGCCCTTGTACTCCGAACGGCCCTTGTATTCGCGGCGCGGCCCACGGTCACCCCGGTCGGCGCGCTCGCCATGCTCCCGCTCCAGATTGATGAGCATGCCCGAGATCCGGGTGTTCTCCAGGGCTTTGAGCGTCTTGCTGGGCAGCTTCTCCGGCAGCTCCACCAGCGAATAGTCGCCGCGAATGGTGATGTGGCCGAATTCGTTGCGGTGCAGGCCGCCCTCGTTGGCGATGGCGCCGACGATGTGGCCGGGCCCCACCTTGTGTCGCTTGCCCACCGAGATCCGGTACGTCGCAAGGCCCTCGCGCGGCGGGCGCTCCTTGTGCGCGGGCCGCTCGCCCCGATCGTCACGGTCACGCTCGCGGCGCTTCTCCGGCGGCGGTTCCGTCATCAGGAACTCTTCGCCGTTGCGCGACTGCAACGCCAACGCCGCGGCGATATCGACCATCGGCACGTCGTTCTCGCGCTCGTAGTCCTCGATGATCCGACGGAACAACTCCAGGCCCGGACCGTTGAGCGAGTCGGTGATGGAGTCACGGAACTTGGACACGCGCTGCGCGTTGACATCGTCGACGCTGGGCAGCTCGGCCTCGATGACCTTCGACCGGGTGTGCTTCTCGATCGACTTGAGCAGGTGACGTTCGCGCGGGGTGACGAACAACAGTGCATGCCCGGAGCGTCCGGCCCGGCCGGTGCGGCCGATGCGGTGCACGTACGACTCGGTGTCGTGCGGGATGTCGTAGTTGACGACATGCGAGATGCGTTCGACGTCCAGACCGCGCGCGGCGACGTCGGTGGCGACCAGGATGTCGATCGAGCCGTCCTTGAGCGCGGTGATCGTGCGCTCACGCTGGGCCTGGTTGATGTCACCGTTGATGGCCGCAGCCGCGAAACCGCGGGCCTTGAGCCGCTCGGCGACCTCCTCGGTGGCCTGCTTGGTGCGGACGAACACGATCATCGCGTCGCCCTCTTCGACCTCGAGCACCCGCGTCAGCGCGTCCAGCTTGCGCGCACCGGCCACCTGGATGAACCGCTGCGTGATGTTCTCGGCGGTGGCGGTCTTGGCCTTGACCGTGACCTCGACCGGATCGTGCAGGTACTTGGTGGTGATCTTGCGGATGGCCGGCGGCATGGTGGCCGAGAACAGCGCCACCTGCTTGTACTCCGGGGTGTCGGCGAGGATCCGCTCGACCTCTTCGGCGAAGCCCATGGTGAGCATCTCGTCGGCCTCGTCGAGCACCAGGTAGTCCAGGTTCGACAGATCCAGCGTGCCGCGCTCGAGGTGATCGATCACCCGGCCCGGGGTACCCACCACCACCTGCGCTCCGCGCCGCAGGCCCGACAGCTGAACGGTGTAGGACGCCCCGCCGTAGATGGGCAGCACGTTGATCGCGGGCAGATGCGCGCCGTACCGGCCGAATGCCTCGGCGACCTGCAATGCCAGCTCACGAGTCGGTGCCAGCACCAGCGCCTGGGTGGCGCGGCTGGTGGTGTCGATCTTGGACAGGATCGGGATGGCGAAGGCCGCGGTCTTGCCGGTACCGGTCTGGGCCAGCCCGACCACATCGGAGCCCGCGAGCATGGCCGGAATGGTCGCGGCCTGAATCGCCGACGGCGACTCGTAGCCGACATCAGTCACTGCCTTCAACACCGCAGGGTCAATCTGCAGGTCGGCAAACGTTGGGGCGGTATCCCCCGAATCCGGGTCTGGCGAGGTCATCGGTTCAGAAGTCTAGTGCCAATCGAAGGGAATCCCGGCCGCGCGCCTGCACAAACCCGCCACGGGGGCGCGGTAGGTTGCCCAACTGTGAATCGGGTCGCAGTGTTCGCCATGGCCCCCGGGGTCGTTGTGACGGCCGTGCTCACGCTCTCGGGGTGCGGATCGGGCGATTCCACCGTCTCCAAAACCCCCGACGCCAGACCCGGCCCTGCCCCGACCTCGGTGTCGGCACCCGCCGCGCAAGCCGCCCCGACACCGGCGCCACCACAGGCCGATCCCTGCGCGGTGAACCTGGGCGCCCCCGAGATCGCCAAGGCCGTCTCGGAGCTGCCCCGGGACCCGCGCAGTAATCAGTCCTGGAGCCCCGAGCCGCTGGCGGGCAACTACAACGAGTGCGCGCAGCTGTCGGCGGTGATCGTGCGGGCCAACACCAACTCCGAACACCCCAACACCCGGGCCGTGCTGTTCCACCTGGGCAAGTTCATCCCCACCGGCGTGCCGGACACCTATGGCTTCAACGGCATCGACAAGGCAGCCAGCACCGGCGACACCGTGGCACTGGAGTACTCCGGCGGATTCCACGGACTGGCCAGCACGGTGAAGTTCCGCTGGAACGGCGGCGGTGTGGAATTGATGGGCAACATCTAGCTTCACCCGCGATGTCGGTGCCCTCACCTACAGTGGCAGCGTGTTCGTCACCGACGACGGCGCGTCGGGTCCGACGGTCATCTACAGCGCCTCGGATCTGGCCGCGGCCGCCCGCTGTGAGTACGCCCTGCTGCGTTCGTTCGACGCGCAGCTCGGTCGTGGCCCGGCGGTGTCGTCCGACGACGAATTGCTGGCTCGCACCGCACAACTCGGCGG includes these proteins:
- a CDS encoding TetR/AcrR family transcriptional regulator; translation: MPRDWLSARRSEVAADHILDAADALFTRQDAATVGMHEIATAAGCSRATLYRYFENRDALYTAYVHREARRLYEEVSEQVAAVKDPAQRLIEGVITALNAVRDSPALSSWFATAQRPIGGEMAEHSEVIRALVEGFVGSLAGGATQADDQVGRRARWLVRVMVSLLVFPGGDETDERTMLAEFVAPLVIPAQLPVE
- a CDS encoding DUF5995 family protein, whose product is MASHPTPLPPIPPVTSIAEVVSATDTVTDWAVENSSRLGYFAALYKRITIAVGVAVEDGAFEDGPRMDRLDAAFAQRYFDALNGYFHPDRYSKPTRSWRATFQWADKPGPILVQHMLAGVTAHIVLDLGIAVQGLVGPGHLPSLHKDFDTINAVLASQIGGVVNDINELSPALADIYAVLQQHQIFVLNEAIRSLRDSAWRFATVLALEPGFARPATIWARDIQVSRQAQAVFDPPSLVGAFDLAIKEIAARESRDVAHNVQVLDEIAATPAPIQTAL
- a CDS encoding siderophore-interacting protein, which codes for MGEQKASRGLEGALVKLCRGGDYELTVSGRTELTPNYLRLHFGAERLLAEQRVHPTMWVRGWFPDEGKAHQRGYTLVNADPEAGTVDIDFAMHDGIATRWARAAQPGDVLDVTVLGSNFTLPEPAPAGYLIVGDTASLPAINSLLDAIGDAPAWVFLEAGHDDDRELPVNGGAEIIWVDRFDEDLLETLSASAFDASDHFGWVACNNRTTRAVARVFREEYRIPRRSIKAQAYWVA
- a CDS encoding acyltransferase family protein; this encodes MTVSRSVKGPSDQGGLESIDAPVSASTRVASLTGIRAVAAILVVLTHAAYTTGKYGQGYLGLVYSRAEIGVPIFFVLSGFLLFRPWVKAAATEGRAPSVRRYAWHRVRRIMPAYVVTVLLAYLLYHFRTAGPNPGHTWIGLFRNLTLTQIYTDDYLFSFLHQGLTQMWSLAVEAAFYVVLPLIAYLLLVVLCRRRWRPGLLFLGLAMLAAVSPVWLWIVHDSTNLPDGARLWLPTYMAWFVAGMALTVLGQLKVRGYGMVCVPLAVVCYFIASTPIAGEPTTSPAKLSEALVKTFFYAVIAALLVAPPALGDHGWYNRFLASRPMVFLGEISYEIFLIHLMIMELVMVEVMRDPVYTGSMFNLFVLTMVFTIPAAWLLHRFTRVRS
- a CDS encoding DEAD/DEAH box helicase, with translation MTSPDPDSGDTAPTFADLQIDPAVLKAVTDVGYESPSAIQAATIPAMLAGSDVVGLAQTGTGKTAAFAIPILSKIDTTSRATQALVLAPTRELALQVAEAFGRYGAHLPAINVLPIYGGASYTVQLSGLRRGAQVVVGTPGRVIDHLERGTLDLSNLDYLVLDEADEMLTMGFAEEVERILADTPEYKQVALFSATMPPAIRKITTKYLHDPVEVTVKAKTATAENITQRFIQVAGARKLDALTRVLEVEEGDAMIVFVRTKQATEEVAERLKARGFAAAAINGDINQAQRERTITALKDGSIDILVATDVAARGLDVERISHVVNYDIPHDTESYVHRIGRTGRAGRSGHALLFVTPRERHLLKSIEKHTRSKVIEAELPSVDDVNAQRVSKFRDSITDSLNGPGLELFRRIIEDYERENDVPMVDIAAALALQSRNGEEFLMTEPPPEKRRERDRDDRGERPAHKERPPREGLATYRISVGKRHKVGPGHIVGAIANEGGLHRNEFGHITIRGDYSLVELPEKLPSKTLKALENTRISGMLINLEREHGERADRGDRGPRREYKGRSEYKGRSENKDRSGKPHRKTK
- a CDS encoding LppP/LprE family lipoprotein: MAPGVVVTAVLTLSGCGSGDSTVSKTPDARPGPAPTSVSAPAAQAAPTPAPPQADPCAVNLGAPEIAKAVSELPRDPRSNQSWSPEPLAGNYNECAQLSAVIVRANTNSEHPNTRAVLFHLGKFIPTGVPDTYGFNGIDKAASTGDTVALEYSGGFHGLASTVKFRWNGGGVELMGNI